One part of the Solirubrobacterales bacterium genome encodes these proteins:
- a CDS encoding pyrroline-5-carboxylate reductase, whose protein sequence is MIIGFIGSGNMAAAMARGWRDSGKAGPSKMLFTDSGSGRARALAKEVDGEAVGSNADLVERSDFVVLAVKPGMLDQVANSLPVPKAVLSLLGATPLERLVAHFPESGVLRLMPNLGVEVRRGVVCVAHRPDLDPRIRERAIGLLSAIARVFELEDDQMDVATALMGCSPAYFAVAAEAMIGEAVAGGLGPDAATRMLAESMAGSGELLCQRSAFEIQVAVASPGGSTEAGLEALAEAGGDAAFRAAFDASLERMRGG, encoded by the coding sequence ATGATCATCGGATTCATCGGGTCGGGCAACATGGCCGCGGCGATGGCGCGTGGTTGGCGCGATTCCGGCAAGGCAGGGCCGTCGAAGATGCTCTTCACCGATTCCGGTTCGGGCCGGGCCCGGGCGCTGGCCAAGGAAGTTGACGGCGAAGCGGTCGGATCGAACGCCGATCTCGTCGAACGCTCCGACTTCGTGGTACTCGCGGTCAAGCCCGGCATGCTGGATCAGGTTGCGAATTCCCTTCCCGTCCCGAAGGCGGTGCTGTCCCTGCTCGGGGCCACCCCGTTGGAGCGGCTGGTTGCCCACTTTCCGGAATCCGGGGTGCTCCGGCTGATGCCGAATCTCGGGGTGGAAGTGAGGCGGGGTGTGGTCTGCGTCGCCCACCGGCCGGACCTTGATCCGAGGATCCGGGAGCGCGCGATCGGACTGCTCTCCGCGATCGCCCGGGTCTTTGAACTGGAGGACGATCAGATGGATGTCGCGACCGCCCTGATGGGCTGTTCACCGGCCTACTTCGCGGTCGCCGCGGAGGCGATGATCGGTGAGGCGGTGGCCGGCGGTCTCGGACCGGACGCGGCGACCAGAATGCTGGCCGAGTCGATGGCCGGATCCGGCGAGTTGCTCTGTCAACGGTCGGCCTTCGAGATCCAGGTCGCGGTCGCCTCACCCGGTGGAAGCACGGAAGCCGGACTCGAGGCGCTGGCCGAGGCTGGTGGAGATGCGGCCTTCCGGGCGGCGTTCGACGCCTCCCTGGAACGGATGCGCGGCGGCTGA
- a CDS encoding YggT family protein, whose protein sequence is MLFAAIGRGDVAAFVNALFTVYIVLIFIRILLSWIPSLPAEGPVGALAGFVRETTDPYLNLFRRFLPPVGGGGFALDLSPIVAVILLVVAQMVAVGVISG, encoded by the coding sequence ATGCTTTTCGCAGCAATCGGTCGAGGCGACGTGGCCGCCTTCGTCAACGCCCTCTTCACGGTCTACATCGTCCTGATCTTCATCCGGATTCTGCTCTCCTGGATTCCGTCGCTTCCGGCTGAAGGGCCGGTCGGCGCTCTGGCCGGATTCGTCCGGGAAACCACCGACCCGTATCTGAATCTGTTCCGACGGTTCCTGCCGCCGGTCGGCGGGGGCGGATTCGCGCTCGATCTGAGCCCGATCGTGGCGGTGATTCTCCTGGTCGTGGCCCAGATGGTTGCAGTCGGTGTGATCAGCGGATGA